GCGATAAAAATCGGATTGACGGGCTGGCCGTCACCGCCATGCGCGAAGCGCTGAACGACATAGCGATTTGCGGGCGTATTGTTATCGGCGAAGGTGAGATCGATCATGCGCCAATGCTGTGGATTGGCGAGGAGGTTGGACGCGGCATCGGCCCGGCAGTGGATATTGCCGTCGATCCCATTGAGGGCACCCGAATGGTGGCGATGGGGCAAAGCAATGCGCTGGCAGTCATGGCATTCGCTCCGCAGGGCAGCCTGTTTCACGCGCCTGATATGTATATGAAGAAACTGGTGGTTAACGCGGCGGCGGCGGGGGCAATCAACCTTGCACTGCCGCTGGCGGAGAACCTCCGCAACGTTGCGCGGGCGCTGGGCAAGCCGCTTGAACGTTTACGGATGGTCACACTGGATAAACCACGCCTGCACGCTGCTATCGCCGAGGCGACACAGCTGGGCGTCAAAGTTTTTGCTCTGCCCGATGGTGATGTCGCGGCCAGCGTACTGACCTGCTTACAGGATAATCCCTACGATCTGATGTACACCGTCGGCGGCGCGCCAGAAGGGGTGATCTCCGCCTGCGCGGTAAAAGCGCTGGGCGGCGACATGCAGGCGGCGCTGATCGATTTTTGTGAAGCGAAGGGGGAAAGCCCCGAGAACCGTCTTGTGGCCGAGCAGGAGTACCGGCGCTGTGCGGAGATGGGCGTAGAGGTCAATCGGGTCTACACCCTTAACGAACTGGTGGAGGGAGATGACATTCTCTTCAGCGCGACAGGCGTGACGGGCGGCGATCTGGTGACGGGTGTTCAGCAGGTTGCGAAGGGGGTGCGCACGCAAACTTTGCTCATCTGCGGCGCCGACCGAACGTGTAATATAATAGACTCCCTGCATTCATGGTGATTTATCGAGAAACGAATGACGACGCTAACCGAAGACGACGTAATTGAGCGACTGGATGCTCAGCTGGATTTACTTTCGTTTATGACAACGGCAAATGAGATTTTGCTGCTGGGGATCAGACGTTTTCTGCCGTCGCTGTTCGTGAATAATGATGAAGAGATCGTGGAATATGCAGTGAAGCCGTTACTCGCGCAAAGCGGGCCGCTTGACGATATTAGCGTGGCGTTGCGTTTGATTTACGCGCTGGGAAAAATGGATAAATGGCTTTATGCCGATATCACCCATTTCTCCCAGTTCAGTCAGTATCTGAGCGAACAGAGTGATATTCCGGGGTTCGCGGATGACATCACCTGGGATTTTATCAGCAACGTAAATAGCATTACCCGTAATGCAACCTTATTTAATGCCCTTAAATCGATGAAATTTGCCGATTTTGCTGCATGGTCTGAGGTTCGCTTTACTGGCATGGTCAAGACGGCAATGACGCTGGCGGTAACGACGATACTCAAGGAATTAGAACCGTGAAAATTAGCCTGACAGTGAATGGATTACCGGTTGAAGCGCAGTATGGCGAAGATGAGATACAAAACGTCCATCTCCCTCTGTTACAGGATATCGCGAAGCTGCACAGACGTGGCGGTAAAAGAAGGACCGTTGTTTTTCTCAGTGCTCCGCCGGGAACAGGCAAGTCCACATTAACGACGTTCTGGGAATATCTCTCGCAGCGGGAGCCCGGTCTGCCTGATATACAAACTCTCCCGATGGATGGATTCCATCATTACAATGACTGGCTGGTTGCAAACCAACTGCGTCCTTATAAAGGCGCACCGGAAACCTTCGATGTGGCGAAGCTGGCAAATAATCTGCGCCAACTGGGCGAGGAGACCGCAGTCTGGCCTCAATATGACCGACAAAAACACGACCCTGTTGAAGCGGCGATTGCGGTTACGGCCAGCATTGTTATCGTCGAAGGAAACTGGCTTTTGCTGGATGACGATAGGTGGAAGGCGTTGGGGGCGTTCTGTGATTTCTCCATTTTTATTACTGCACCTGCGTCAGCGCTGCGTGAGCGCCTTGTGCAGCGCAAGGTCGCAGGGGGGTTATCGCAGGAGGAGGCGCAGGCCTTTTATTTACGTACGGATGGGCCGAATGTTGAGCGCGTGCTGGGCCATAGTCGCCAGGCCGATGCGCTGTTGCGCATGACGGAAGCAGGTGAATACCGGTTTGCCTGAATGGAATAATACGGCGCGCTTTGGGTCATGAAAATGTGACGCAAGTCAGATAAATGGCGAATCTATCCGGCGGAACGTTCCTTTTATTCCCCGTTTCGCTTATTCTTGCTGAAGCGTTTCAGTCGATTAAATGTTCGACAAATGACCAATCAATCGCAGTTTGTGACAGGCAAGGATTCCCCTCAGAACGTAGCTGGATTACTCTTTCAGCCACCTCAAACCCAGGGATAGCTTTGCAGGAGATCTATGACCGTACGCGTAGCGATTAATGGCTTCGGTCGCATCGGACGTAACGTGGTTCGTGCTTTATATGAATCCGGGCGTCGTGCGGAAATCACCGTGGTGGCAATCAATGAACTGGCGGATGCTGCGGGCATGGCGCATTTATTGAAATACGACACCAGCCATGGGCGCTTTGCCTGGGACGTTCGCCAGGAGAGGGAGCAGCTGTTTGTCGGCGACGATGTCATTCGCGTGCTGCACGAGCCTGCTCTTGAGTCGCTACCCTGGCGCGAGTTGGGGGTGGACGTCGTGCTGGACTGTACCGGCGTGTACGGCAACCGTGAGCACGGTGAAGCACATCTGAACGCCGGTGCGAAAAAGGTGCTGTTTTCCCATCCCGGCAGTCACGACCTCGATGCCACTGTCGTTTTCGGCGTCAACCAGCACGAGCTGCAGGCCGAACACCGCATTGTCTCCAATGCCTCCTGTACCACCAACTGCATTATTCCGGTCATTAAACTGTTAGACGATGCGTATGGCATTGAGTCCGGTACCGTGACCACAATCCACTCCGCTATGCACGATCAGCAGGTTATCGACGCGTATCACCCGGATTTGCGGCGCACCCGTGCGGCGAGCCAGTCCATCATTCCGGTTGATACCAAGCTGGCGGCCGGGATCACCCGAATTTTCCCGCAGTTTAATGACCGTTTTGAAGCGATTGCCGTGCGCGTTCCCACCATTAACGTGACCGCAATCGACCTCAGCGTGACGGTGAAAAAACCGGTAAAAGCCTGTGAAGTCAACCTGTTGCTGCAAAAAGCGGCACAGGGTTCATTTCATGGTATAGTTGACTATACGGAATTACCGTTGGTCTCAGTAGATTTTAACCATGACCCGCACAGTGCCATTGTTGATGGCACACAAACGCGAGTCAGTGGCGCACACCTTATCAAGACGCTGGTCTGGTGTGACAACGAATGGGGCTTTGCTAACCGGATGCTCGACACCACGTTAGCAATGGCCGCGAAAGGTTTCAGGTAGAGCGCACGTTGCGCTTGCAAAACTTTAAGAATCAACGAGAGGATTCACCATGTCTGTAATTAAGATGACCGATCTGGATCTGGCAGGTAAACGCGTTTTCATCCGTGCCGATCTGAACGTACCGGTTAAAGATGGCAAAGTGACCAGCGATGCGCGTATCCGTGCTTCTCTGCCAACCATCGAACTGGCACTGAAACAAGGTGCAAAAGTGATGGTCACCTCCCACCTGGGTCGTCCAACTGAAGGCGAGTACAACGAAGAGTTCTCCCTGCTGCCAGTTGTTAATTACCTCAAAGACAAACTGTCCAGCCCGGTTCGCCTGGTAAAAGATTACCTGGACGGCGTAGAAGTTGCTGCCGGTGAACTGGTTGTTCTGGAAAACGTTCGCTTCAACAAAGGCGAGAAGAAAGACGACGAAACGCTGTCCAAAAAATACGCTGCGCTGTGTGACGTATTCGTGATGGATGCATTCGGTACGGCGCACCGCGCTCAGGCTTCTACCCACGGTATCGGTAAATTCGCAGACGTAGCTTGTGCAGGTCCACTGCTGGCTGACGAACTGGAAGCGCTGGGTAAAGCACTGAAAGAGCCAGCACGTCCAATGGTGGCTATCGTCGGCGGTTCTAAAGTCTCCACCAAACTGACCGTTCTGGATTCTCTGTCCAAAATCGCTGACCAGCTGATCGTCGGTGGCGGTATCGCCAATACCTTCGTGGCGGCTCAGGGCCACAACGTGGGTAAATCCCTGTACGAAGCAGACCTGGTTGACGAAGCGAAACGCCTGCTGACTACCTGTGATATCCCGGTTCCAACTGACGTTCGCGTGGCGACCGAGTTCTCCGAAACCGCAACCGCGACCCTGAAATCTGTCAACGACATCAAAGATGACGAGCAGATTCTGGACCTGGGCGACGTTTCTGCACAGAAACTGGCTGAAATCCTGAAAAACGCAAAAACCATCCTGTGGAACGGTCCAGTTGGCGTGTTCGAATTCCCGAACTTCCGTAAAGGGACTGAAATCGTTGCTAATGCTATCGCAGACAGCGAAGCGTTCTCTATCGCAGGCGGTGGTGACACCCTGGCAGCAATCGACCTGTTCGGTATCGCTGACAAAATTTCCTACATCTCCACTGGTGGCGGCGCATTCCTCGAATTCGTGGAAGGCAAAGTTCTGCCAGCAGTAGCAATGCTCGAAGAGCGCGCTAAGCAGTAAGCCATTCAAGGGCAGGGAAACCTGCCCAATTTTCAGCGCGCTTATAAGAGCACGCACCTTTTCTAACGGCCGAAGATACAGGACTAAGCAACATGTCTAAAATTTTTGATTTCGTAAAACCTGGCGTTATCACTGGTGATGACGTACAGAAAGTGTTCCAGGTAGCTAAAGAAAACAACTTTGCTCTGCCAGCAGTTAACTGCGTCGGTACCGACTCTATCAACGCCGTACTGGAAACCGCTGCTAAAGTAAAAGCACCGGTTATCGTTCAGTTCTCTAACGGTGGTGCTGCGTTCATCGCAGGCAAAGGCGTGAAAACTGACATTCCTCAGGGTGCTGCCATCCTGGGTGCTATCTCTGGCGCACATCACGTACACCAGATGGCTGAGCACTACGGTGTTCCAGTTATCCTGCACACTGACCACTGCGCGAAGAAACTGCTGCCGTGGATCGACGGTCTGCTGGACGCGGGTGAAAAACACTTCGCCGCGACCGGTAAGCCACTGTTCTCTTCTCACATGATCGACCTGTCTGAAGAGTCACTGCACGAAAACATCGAAATCTGCTCCAAATACCTGGCGCGCATGGCCAAAATGGGCATGACCCTGGAAATCGAACTGGGTTGCACCGGTGGTGAAGAAGACGGCGTGGACAACAGCCACATGGACGCTTCTGCCCTGTACACCCAGCCAGAAGACGTTGATTACGCGTACACCGAGCTGAGCAAAATCAGCCCACGCTTCACCATTGCAGCGTCCTTCGGTAACGTACACGGCGTTTACAAACCAGGTAACGTGGTTCTGACGCCAACTATCCTGCGTGATTCTCAGGAATATGTGTCCAAGAAACACAACCTGCCGCACAACAGCCTGAACTTCGTCTTCCACGGCGGTTCCGGTTCTTCTGCTCAGGAAATCAAAGACTCCGTCAGCTACGGCGTAGTGAAAATGAACATCGATACCGATACCCAGTGGGCAACATGGGACGGTATCCTGGGCTACTACAAAGCTAACGAAGCTTACCTGCAGGGCCAGCTGGGCAACCCGAAAGGCGAAGACCAGCCGAACAAGAAATACTACGATCCACGCGTATGGCTGCGTGCTGCACAGACTTCAATGATTACGCGTCTGGAGCAGGCATTCAAAGAACTGAACGCGGTTGACGTTCTGTAATTTGAGCTGCTGAAAGCGTTATAAGGCCCGCAATCGCGGGCCTTTTTTTATGCTTTTTCAATATCCTGCAATACCCGTTTTTGTGATCTGCTTGGCAATACGCATACTTTTTGTTTACCCTTTACTGACCTGCCTGTCTCGCTATGGGATGGTTTTTGTTGTTTATAAGAGCATAAGGAAAGATAAATGGAAGATCTCGGTGTTGTAGATAGCATCAATAACGCTGGCTCCTGGCTGGTGCGTAATCAGGCGCTGCTCATCAGCTACGCTGTGAATATTGCGGCGGCAATTGCCATTATTGTCGTGGGGATGATTGTTGCCCGTACCGTTTCCCGGGCCATCAATCGCGTCATGCTCACTCGCCACATTGACGCCACGGTTGCTGATTTCCTGTCAGCGCTGGTGCGCTATGGCATTATCGCGTTTACCCTCATTGCGGCATTAGGCCGGGTTGGCGTTCAGACCGCCTCCGTTATTGCCGTGCTGGGTGCCGCCGGTCTGGCCGTTGGTCTGGCGCTTCAGGGCTCGCTCGCTAACCTGGCGGCTGGCGTTCTGCTGGTCACCTTCCGTCCGTTCCGCGCGGGTGAATATGTCGATCTGGGCGGCACGGCGGGCACTGTGCTGAATGTGCAGATTTTCTCCACCACGCTGCGTTCGGCGGACGGTAAAATCGTTATTGTGCCGAACAAGAAAGTCATCGACGGGAACATCACCAACTTCTCCCGTGAGCCGGTTCGCCGCAATGAACTGGTGATTGGCGTGGGTTACGATTCCGATACCGAGCTGGTTAAAAAGCTCATCACCGATATTATCGAGTCTGACGAACGTATCCTGAAAGATCGCGAAATGACCGTACGTCTGAACGAGCTGGGCGCATCGTCAATTAACTTCGTGGTGCGTATCTGGAGCAAGAGCAGCGATCTGCAGAACGTTT
This region of Enterobacter cancerogenus genomic DNA includes:
- the glpX gene encoding class II fructose-bisphosphatase → MMSLAWPLSRVTAQAALAAWPQTGCGDKNRIDGLAVTAMREALNDIAICGRIVIGEGEIDHAPMLWIGEEVGRGIGPAVDIAVDPIEGTRMVAMGQSNALAVMAFAPQGSLFHAPDMYMKKLVVNAAAAGAINLALPLAENLRNVARALGKPLERLRMVTLDKPRLHAAIAEATQLGVKVFALPDGDVAASVLTCLQDNPYDLMYTVGGAPEGVISACAVKALGGDMQAALIDFCEAKGESPENRLVAEQEYRRCAEMGVEVNRVYTLNELVEGDDILFSATGVTGGDLVTGVQQVAKGVRTQTLLICGADRTCNIIDSLHSW
- a CDS encoding MltR family transcriptional regulator; translation: MTTLTEDDVIERLDAQLDLLSFMTTANEILLLGIRRFLPSLFVNNDEEIVEYAVKPLLAQSGPLDDISVALRLIYALGKMDKWLYADITHFSQFSQYLSEQSDIPGFADDITWDFISNVNSITRNATLFNALKSMKFADFAAWSEVRFTGMVKTAMTLAVTTILKELEP
- a CDS encoding nucleoside/nucleotide kinase family protein; this encodes MKISLTVNGLPVEAQYGEDEIQNVHLPLLQDIAKLHRRGGKRRTVVFLSAPPGTGKSTLTTFWEYLSQREPGLPDIQTLPMDGFHHYNDWLVANQLRPYKGAPETFDVAKLANNLRQLGEETAVWPQYDRQKHDPVEAAIAVTASIVIVEGNWLLLDDDRWKALGAFCDFSIFITAPASALRERLVQRKVAGGLSQEEAQAFYLRTDGPNVERVLGHSRQADALLRMTEAGEYRFA
- the epd gene encoding erythrose-4-phosphate dehydrogenase → MTVRVAINGFGRIGRNVVRALYESGRRAEITVVAINELADAAGMAHLLKYDTSHGRFAWDVRQEREQLFVGDDVIRVLHEPALESLPWRELGVDVVLDCTGVYGNREHGEAHLNAGAKKVLFSHPGSHDLDATVVFGVNQHELQAEHRIVSNASCTTNCIIPVIKLLDDAYGIESGTVTTIHSAMHDQQVIDAYHPDLRRTRAASQSIIPVDTKLAAGITRIFPQFNDRFEAIAVRVPTINVTAIDLSVTVKKPVKACEVNLLLQKAAQGSFHGIVDYTELPLVSVDFNHDPHSAIVDGTQTRVSGAHLIKTLVWCDNEWGFANRMLDTTLAMAAKGFR
- the pgk gene encoding phosphoglycerate kinase, giving the protein MSVIKMTDLDLAGKRVFIRADLNVPVKDGKVTSDARIRASLPTIELALKQGAKVMVTSHLGRPTEGEYNEEFSLLPVVNYLKDKLSSPVRLVKDYLDGVEVAAGELVVLENVRFNKGEKKDDETLSKKYAALCDVFVMDAFGTAHRAQASTHGIGKFADVACAGPLLADELEALGKALKEPARPMVAIVGGSKVSTKLTVLDSLSKIADQLIVGGGIANTFVAAQGHNVGKSLYEADLVDEAKRLLTTCDIPVPTDVRVATEFSETATATLKSVNDIKDDEQILDLGDVSAQKLAEILKNAKTILWNGPVGVFEFPNFRKGTEIVANAIADSEAFSIAGGGDTLAAIDLFGIADKISYISTGGGAFLEFVEGKVLPAVAMLEERAKQ
- the fbaA gene encoding class II fructose-bisphosphate aldolase, with translation MSKIFDFVKPGVITGDDVQKVFQVAKENNFALPAVNCVGTDSINAVLETAAKVKAPVIVQFSNGGAAFIAGKGVKTDIPQGAAILGAISGAHHVHQMAEHYGVPVILHTDHCAKKLLPWIDGLLDAGEKHFAATGKPLFSSHMIDLSEESLHENIEICSKYLARMAKMGMTLEIELGCTGGEEDGVDNSHMDASALYTQPEDVDYAYTELSKISPRFTIAASFGNVHGVYKPGNVVLTPTILRDSQEYVSKKHNLPHNSLNFVFHGGSGSSAQEIKDSVSYGVVKMNIDTDTQWATWDGILGYYKANEAYLQGQLGNPKGEDQPNKKYYDPRVWLRAAQTSMITRLEQAFKELNAVDVL
- the mscS gene encoding small-conductance mechanosensitive channel MscS, producing MEDLGVVDSINNAGSWLVRNQALLISYAVNIAAAIAIIVVGMIVARTVSRAINRVMLTRHIDATVADFLSALVRYGIIAFTLIAALGRVGVQTASVIAVLGAAGLAVGLALQGSLANLAAGVLLVTFRPFRAGEYVDLGGTAGTVLNVQIFSTTLRSADGKIVIVPNKKVIDGNITNFSREPVRRNELVIGVGYDSDTELVKKLITDIIESDERILKDREMTVRLNELGASSINFVVRIWSKSSDLQNVYWDVLERIKRDFDANGISFPYPQMDVNFKRVKEAE